Proteins encoded by one window of Chryseobacterium sp. POL2:
- a CDS encoding Eco57I restriction-modification methylase domain-containing protein, whose translation MSETSYLNHSSSEISIIEGTKNELIVFNSDNDKDSFLELLKLNNQNNGRTLVTLNYNENTGSFVERFKNYDGKIFLCLTGDDDGNRSTQKILNEFQNKNIKDIRLLYGISENGNQNLEEYLKNKLQVQEKNTTLVEQKTIRNEDDGTQSEGISDTQHLGAELSQRNSGESNQTSKPKQNGNHFGGQAVDGNHTGNGLEDTIWKHLVGKPERGPVDGTQPQNAAKNEGAEHSLGGIVSGRNVSNRIAEIVKTSTQNNEALGVLISKYKGQKLTNEQVAEVVSAACFVSSDKQVKLKESLNITEDLKEICHQFKSGGTAKEGRGILDEYYTDSRIVDAVRNLIKDQFKNRQEISVLEPSVGTGNFLYAVKELGIKSNITAFEINETTAKIAKILHPEAHIHLRSFETEFIEEKGNKKEFAEKYDLVIGNPPYGDHRGLYKGLGEEPKISKYEDYFVKRSLDSLKPNGVLAMVLPSGWLNRQAQLKNADILEGFRLPNGAFAGTQVGTDIIILQKNSQKISTDISNYFEKHPDRILGETREKTNRFGRLENYVYGNLEDALSRIEQLKNKKQTERIGNLFEDLFLEVDQPKGESKSKTLENTIPAKTEEIDLAETKDKIEQVLSRLNEVKFKSPAIEKEIEKYFKLQTQIFDNPPNFSKDQIDEIHRKADKIIQSHKEKNAEYRIQTKPEIKKGVLKYQFFKADEIVNASLQNSTDITKEQIEAFRDTSYDGTLNNHGKHYQFANYMDGNWVHDFYYAEGNIYAKLEQLEIDFKDRFSVGGTENQYEKQKDLLLNVLPKPKTLDEISISPNHEFVHQFDLGTIEKERWNQNTRQTETVTVPYNLAEKFKDFVGTLSSEAFAGSSSWEVRSFVDNENVTGSDKERNALVRERRKVAANDLFQKFLREELSDALRKRFVNDFNRNYNNIYVPDYSKFPLFSKIHLNFKGRELRLTEVQKAGIGRQTTKGVGLLAHEVGFGKTLSGILSMHEAMERGNAKRPLIVVPNDSILKQWVETIFETIPEAKVNVLGNLGKDFDLSKFDNKDGEITIVTYEGFNNIGFSENITQNLASKFSYISENELRSVNTISERDFQKELEKEKELVGKMKRGKIYDWEDFGFDHLTYDEVHNANHIVGKVRIEDRRFASDFRNQNQQTSKLGINTWMAAQYIQEKNDGRNVTLLSATPFTNKPLEYYSILSLIANKRLEESGYFNVNTFFETFMEADNDMEIDAKGDVKFKANVRRFKNNSLFQQLLSEFIDIKGEEDNPELVRPNRINKEYKIEQNYLTSEQYEMLNENFTETQKGAILTHILNARLIAISPYLSPYYEGEEPSLEEFIEDSPKLKQTMDLIRQNKNDIPDSGQIIYSELAVSEFPKLREYLVREVGYKPEEVGVITGATSKPNRLKIQDDFNSRKIKVVIGSEAIQEGMNLQENTTDIYMLSLPYNFTSLRQVEGRAWRQGNRNENVRINFMLTNDSIDVFMLQKLQSKQARYLEAMKKGADVLDISDISTQEMKTAIITNPETRANIEIELMKKQIETEKNKFLADSAFVLRKYDSFIKIQEEVTKAQHNYNRILGYSKEEGDNAEYWKNQLPFYQKTIDLTKEKVQEEIDILSQKGVNVTEIEQQTKITEDKIAELDKRLEDLPNVREGLVEKYREEKEMQLKINESRGYLEERMVENSQLFKTNIIRVIDKNFENENVQKIEIQQYGRKR comes from the coding sequence GTGAGTGAGACATCCTATTTAAATCATTCTAGTTCAGAAATTTCCATTATTGAGGGAACTAAAAACGAACTGATTGTCTTTAACAGCGATAACGACAAAGATTCGTTTTTGGAACTTTTGAAACTAAACAATCAAAACAACGGCAGAACCCTTGTAACACTCAATTATAATGAAAATACTGGAAGCTTTGTCGAACGGTTTAAAAACTACGACGGAAAGATATTTCTGTGTCTAACCGGTGATGATGACGGAAATAGGTCTACACAAAAAATCCTCAATGAATTTCAAAATAAAAATATCAAGGACATCCGCCTGCTGTATGGAATTTCTGAAAATGGGAACCAAAACCTGGAAGAATATTTAAAAAATAAACTCCAAGTTCAAGAGAAAAATACTACTTTAGTTGAACAAAAAACGATAAGAAATGAAGACGATGGAACTCAATCCGAAGGAATTTCCGACACTCAGCACTTGGGAGCCGAACTTTCTCAACGAAATTCTGGAGAATCTAACCAAACAAGCAAACCCAAGCAAAACGGAAATCACTTTGGAGGACAAGCTGTGGACGGCAACCATACTGGAAATGGACTTGAAGACACAATCTGGAAGCATCTGGTCGGAAAACCAGAGCGAGGACCCGTTGACGGAACACAACCGCAAAATGCTGCAAAAAATGAGGGAGCAGAACATTCCTTGGGCGGAATCGTATCCGGGAGAAATGTATCCAATAGAATAGCAGAAATAGTAAAAACATCTACTCAAAACAATGAGGCATTAGGGGTTCTTATTTCAAAATATAAAGGTCAAAAACTGACCAATGAACAAGTTGCGGAAGTTGTTTCCGCAGCTTGTTTTGTTTCCAGCGATAAGCAAGTTAAACTCAAGGAAAGTCTTAACATTACCGAGGATTTAAAAGAGATCTGTCATCAATTCAAAAGTGGCGGAACAGCTAAAGAAGGCAGGGGTATTTTGGATGAATACTACACCGATTCAAGGATTGTAGATGCCGTCAGAAATTTAATCAAAGACCAGTTTAAGAACAGGCAGGAAATTTCGGTATTGGAACCCAGCGTTGGAACGGGAAATTTTCTGTATGCAGTGAAAGAATTGGGAATCAAGTCCAATATCACTGCCTTTGAAATCAACGAAACCACCGCAAAGATTGCGAAAATCCTTCATCCCGAAGCCCACATCCATCTCCGCTCCTTTGAAACCGAGTTTATCGAAGAGAAAGGCAACAAGAAGGAATTTGCCGAAAAATACGATTTGGTTATCGGTAATCCACCCTACGGCGACCATCGCGGATTATACAAAGGTTTGGGAGAAGAACCCAAAATCTCCAAATACGAGGACTATTTTGTCAAAAGGTCTTTAGATTCTCTTAAACCCAATGGAGTTTTGGCAATGGTGCTTCCTTCGGGTTGGTTGAACCGACAAGCCCAACTAAAAAATGCAGATATTTTGGAAGGTTTTCGTCTGCCGAATGGTGCTTTTGCCGGAACTCAGGTAGGAACGGACATTATTATTCTGCAAAAAAATTCCCAGAAAATTTCTACAGATATTTCCAATTATTTTGAAAAACATCCCGACAGGATTTTAGGGGAAACCCGAGAGAAAACCAACCGTTTTGGGAGGTTGGAAAACTATGTCTATGGAAATTTAGAGGACGCCTTATCTAGGATTGAGCAACTCAAAAATAAAAAGCAGACCGAAAGAATTGGAAACCTCTTTGAAGATTTGTTTTTGGAGGTTGATCAACCTAAAGGAGAATCAAAAAGCAAAACTTTAGAAAACACCATTCCCGCTAAAACAGAAGAAATTGACCTTGCAGAAACGAAAGATAAAATTGAGCAAGTTCTTTCCAGACTTAATGAAGTAAAATTCAAATCTCCCGCAATTGAAAAGGAGATTGAGAAGTATTTCAAACTCCAAACCCAAATTTTTGATAATCCCCCAAATTTTTCGAAAGACCAAATTGATGAAATTCATCGTAAAGCGGATAAAATTATCCAGTCCCACAAAGAGAAAAATGCGGAATATCGAATTCAGACCAAACCGGAAATCAAGAAAGGGGTTTTAAAATACCAATTTTTCAAAGCCGATGAAATTGTGAATGCCTCGCTTCAGAACAGTACCGATATTACTAAAGAACAGATTGAGGCATTTCGGGACACTTCCTACGACGGCACATTAAACAATCACGGTAAGCACTACCAATTTGCCAACTATATGGACGGAAATTGGGTTCACGATTTTTATTACGCCGAAGGGAATATCTACGCCAAATTAGAACAACTGGAAATAGACTTTAAGGACAGGTTCTCGGTTGGCGGAACAGAAAATCAATATGAGAAACAAAAGGATTTACTCCTCAATGTTCTTCCAAAACCAAAAACTTTAGACGAAATCTCAATCAGTCCGAATCATGAATTTGTCCACCAGTTTGATTTGGGAACCATAGAAAAGGAACGCTGGAATCAAAACACAAGACAGACGGAAACTGTAACGGTTCCCTATAATCTTGCAGAAAAATTCAAGGATTTTGTCGGAACGCTTTCCAGTGAGGCATTTGCAGGTTCTTCATCTTGGGAAGTAAGAAGTTTTGTAGACAACGAAAACGTTACCGGAAGCGACAAGGAACGGAATGCCTTGGTTCGCGAAAGACGAAAAGTCGCCGCCAACGACTTGTTTCAAAAATTTTTGAGGGAAGAATTGTCGGACGCTTTAAGGAAGCGTTTTGTCAATGATTTTAACCGAAACTACAACAACATCTATGTTCCGGACTATTCAAAGTTTCCTTTGTTTTCAAAAATCCATTTGAATTTTAAAGGTCGAGAACTTAGATTAACTGAAGTTCAGAAAGCCGGAATCGGAAGGCAGACCACGAAAGGTGTCGGATTACTTGCACATGAAGTGGGATTTGGAAAAACATTGTCTGGAATCCTGTCCATGCACGAAGCGATGGAAAGAGGAAATGCGAAAAGACCGCTGATTGTCGTTCCCAATGACAGCATTCTGAAACAGTGGGTGGAAACCATTTTTGAAACCATTCCCGAAGCCAAAGTGAATGTCTTGGGAAATCTCGGAAAAGACTTCGACCTCTCAAAATTCGACAACAAGGATGGGGAAATCACCATCGTCACTTACGAGGGTTTTAACAATATCGGTTTTTCTGAAAATATTACCCAAAATCTGGCTTCCAAGTTCTCCTATATTTCAGAAAATGAATTAAGAAGTGTAAACACCATCAGCGAAAGGGATTTTCAGAAAGAACTGGAAAAAGAAAAAGAACTGGTGGGTAAAATGAAGCGTGGCAAGATTTACGATTGGGAAGACTTTGGTTTTGACCATCTGACTTATGACGAAGTCCACAACGCGAACCATATCGTAGGAAAAGTAAGAATAGAAGACCGCAGATTTGCTTCAGACTTTAGAAATCAAAACCAGCAGACTTCAAAGTTGGGTATCAATACTTGGATGGCTGCGCAATACATCCAAGAAAAGAACGACGGTAGAAATGTTACCTTGCTTTCTGCAACGCCATTTACCAATAAACCACTGGAATATTATTCTATTCTCTCCTTGATTGCGAACAAGAGATTAGAAGAATCGGGCTACTTCAATGTGAATACCTTCTTTGAAACCTTTATGGAGGCAGACAACGACATGGAGATTGACGCAAAAGGTGATGTGAAATTCAAGGCGAATGTTCGACGTTTTAAAAACAATTCGCTGTTTCAGCAACTTTTATCTGAATTTATTGATATCAAAGGCGAAGAAGACAATCCCGAATTGGTGCGGCCCAACCGAATCAACAAGGAATATAAGATTGAGCAGAACTATTTAACGAGTGAGCAATACGAAATGCTCAATGAAAACTTTACCGAAACCCAAAAAGGGGCAATTCTTACGCATATCCTTAATGCCCGTTTGATTGCGATTTCACCATATCTTTCTCCCTATTATGAAGGAGAAGAACCGTCTTTAGAAGAGTTTATAGAGGATTCTCCGAAACTAAAACAAACGATGGATTTGATTCGGCAGAACAAAAACGACATTCCGGATTCGGGACAGATTATCTACTCTGAATTAGCTGTTTCGGAATTTCCGAAACTAAGGGAATATTTGGTACGGGAGGTCGGCTACAAACCGGAAGAAGTCGGAGTCATCACCGGAGCAACCAGCAAACCAAACCGTTTAAAGATTCAGGACGATTTCAATTCCAGAAAAATAAAGGTGGTCATCGGAAGCGAGGCGATTCAGGAAGGAATGAACCTTCAGGAAAATACGACGGATATTTACATGCTTTCTCTTCCGTACAACTTTACCTCTCTACGGCAAGTGGAAGGTCGTGCTTGGCGACAAGGAAATAGGAACGAAAATGTAAGAATCAACTTTATGTTGACCAATGACAGCATTGATGTCTTTATGCTTCAAAAATTGCAATCCAAACAGGCAAGATACTTGGAGGCAATGAAGAAGGGAGCCGATGTTTTAGATATTTCTGACATCAGCACGCAGGAAATGAAAACCGCCATCATCACGAATCCCGAAACCAGAGCGAATATAGAAATTGAACTGATGAAAAAGCAAATTGAAACCGAAAAAAATAAATTTTTGGCTGATTCTGCTTTTGTGCTTCGAAAATATGACAGTTTTATTAAAATTCAGGAAGAAGTAACTAAAGCGCAACATAACTACAACCGAATCTTAGGCTATTCCAAGGAAGAGGGCGACAATGCCGAATACTGGAAAAACCAGCTTCCATTTTATCAAAAAACGATTGATTTGACAAAGGAGAAAGTCCAAGAGGAAATTGATATTCTTTCTCAAAAAGGCGTGAATGTGACGGAGATTGAACAGCAGACAAAAATTACTGAAGATAAGATTGCTGAATTGGATAAAAGGTTGGAGGATTTGCCTAATGTTCGGGAGGGATTGGTTGAGAAGTATAGGGAGGAGAAGGAAATGCAGTTGAAAATTAATGAGAGTAGGGGTTATTTAGAGGAGAGAATGGTGGAGAATTCACAATTATTTAAGACGAATATTA